One segment of Bradyrhizobium sp. CB2312 DNA contains the following:
- a CDS encoding amidohydrolase family protein, with protein sequence MASLIAGGVDCDVHPAVPHLTSLLPYLSDYWRDQVTTRGMVDLVSQSYPKNSPIVARPDWRPETGKPGESLEDMQRHVLDPFQLELAICNPLYGVQMVFSEDMQAAFCRALNDWLVKEWLDRDSRLRGSIVIPTQSVEKSVAEIERCAADKRFVQVLMLVMGDIPLGKRALWPIYEAAERLELAVGIHAGSAYHNPPTAVGWGSYHIEDYVGQAQAFQTQLTSLIVEGVFAKYPRLKMVMLESGVSWIAPYLWRLHKFWRGVRMETPWVDRAPLEIVRSNIRFSLQPFDVPPQPETLIRLFDHMQSDELVLFSTDYPHWQFDAQDALPEGLSPDLVRKIMIDNPHATYPRLT encoded by the coding sequence ATGGCGTCCCTGATCGCCGGCGGGGTGGATTGCGATGTGCATCCGGCCGTGCCGCATCTGACCAGCTTGCTGCCGTACCTGAGCGACTATTGGCGCGATCAGGTGACGACGCGCGGCATGGTCGATCTCGTCTCGCAATCCTACCCGAAGAACTCGCCAATCGTGGCGCGCCCTGACTGGCGTCCTGAGACTGGCAAGCCGGGCGAAAGCCTTGAGGACATGCAGCGCCATGTGCTCGATCCCTTCCAGCTCGAGCTTGCCATCTGCAATCCGCTCTACGGCGTGCAGATGGTATTTTCCGAGGACATGCAGGCAGCCTTCTGCCGCGCGCTGAACGATTGGCTCGTCAAGGAATGGCTCGATCGTGATTCGCGGCTGCGGGGCTCGATCGTGATCCCGACGCAGAGCGTCGAGAAATCAGTCGCCGAGATCGAGCGCTGCGCGGCGGACAAGCGCTTCGTGCAGGTGCTGATGCTCGTGATGGGCGACATCCCGCTCGGCAAGCGCGCGCTGTGGCCGATCTATGAGGCCGCGGAACGGCTGGAACTTGCTGTCGGCATCCACGCCGGTTCCGCCTATCACAATCCGCCGACCGCTGTGGGGTGGGGTTCCTACCACATCGAGGATTATGTCGGTCAGGCCCAGGCGTTCCAGACCCAGCTCACCAGTCTCATCGTTGAGGGCGTGTTCGCAAAATATCCGCGGCTGAAAATGGTGATGCTGGAATCCGGCGTCTCCTGGATTGCGCCCTATCTCTGGCGCCTGCACAAGTTCTGGCGCGGGGTGCGGATGGAAACGCCGTGGGTCGATCGCGCGCCGCTGGAGATTGTGCGCAGCAACATCCGCTTCTCGTTACAGCCTTTTGATGTGCCGCCGCAACCTGAGACATTAATTCGCCTGTTTGATCATATGCAGTCCGACGAATTGGTCCTATTCTCCACGGACTATCCGCACTGGCAGTTCGACGCCCAGGACGCGCTGCCCGAAGGTCTGTCCCCCGATCTCGTGCGCAAGATCATGATCGACAATCCGCATGCAACCTATCCCCGCCTGACGTGA
- a CDS encoding HlyD family type I secretion periplasmic adaptor subunit, whose amino-acid sequence MSTVAIGGPKPAATKTVRQSIRFHLMLGLGIVLVLAVGLGGWASTVLISGALIAPGQIVVESNVKKVQHPTGGVVGELRARDGDVVKAGDIVVRLDDTVTRANLAIVVKNLDAAQARTARLQAEQRGIDRIEFPKALLDRADDPDVKALLSAETKLFDVRVNGRAGQKAQLRERVLQLNEEIEGLSAQETAKDKEIALVQNELTGVRDLYDKRLVQISRLTQLERDAARLNGERAQYIASRAQAKGKITETELQIIQVDKDMVSEVSKDLRETNDKIGELIERKVAAEDQLRRVDIRAPQDGMVLQSTVHTVGGVVTAGDTLMLIVPQADDLQVEAKVNPVDIDKLQIGQKTLLRLSAFNQRTTPELNGVVSRVSPDVTTDQRTGQSYYTIRVSMPAEEVARLGDVKLIPGMPVEAFVQTGDRTMLSYLMKPLHDQLMRAFREK is encoded by the coding sequence ATGAGCACGGTGGCCATTGGCGGGCCAAAACCCGCGGCGACGAAGACGGTGCGGCAGTCGATCAGGTTCCACCTGATGCTCGGGCTCGGCATCGTGCTGGTGCTGGCCGTCGGCCTCGGCGGCTGGGCATCCACCGTGCTGATCTCGGGCGCGCTGATCGCGCCCGGTCAGATCGTGGTCGAATCCAACGTCAAGAAGGTGCAGCACCCGACCGGCGGCGTGGTCGGCGAGCTGCGCGCCCGCGACGGCGACGTGGTCAAGGCCGGCGACATTGTGGTGCGGCTCGACGACACCGTGACCAGGGCGAACCTCGCCATCGTCGTCAAGAATCTCGACGCCGCGCAGGCACGCACGGCGCGCCTCCAGGCCGAGCAGCGCGGCATCGACAGAATCGAGTTTCCGAAGGCCCTGCTTGATCGCGCGGACGACCCCGATGTCAAGGCGCTGCTCTCCGCTGAGACCAAGCTGTTCGACGTCCGCGTCAACGGTCGCGCAGGCCAGAAGGCGCAGCTGCGCGAGCGCGTCCTGCAGCTCAACGAGGAGATCGAGGGTCTGTCAGCGCAGGAGACGGCCAAGGACAAGGAGATCGCGCTGGTCCAGAACGAGCTCACCGGCGTCCGCGACCTCTACGACAAGCGTCTGGTGCAGATTTCGCGTCTGACCCAGCTCGAGCGCGATGCGGCCCGCCTCAATGGCGAGCGCGCGCAATACATCGCCTCGCGCGCTCAGGCCAAGGGCAAGATCACCGAGACCGAGCTCCAGATCATCCAGGTCGACAAGGACATGGTCAGCGAGGTTTCCAAGGATCTGCGCGAGACCAACGACAAGATCGGCGAATTGATCGAGCGCAAGGTCGCCGCCGAGGATCAGCTCCGCCGTGTCGATATCCGCGCGCCGCAGGACGGCATGGTGCTGCAATCGACGGTGCACACCGTCGGCGGCGTCGTCACCGCCGGCGACACGCTGATGCTGATCGTGCCGCAGGCCGACGATCTCCAGGTCGAGGCCAAGGTCAATCCGGTCGACATCGACAAGCTCCAGATCGGCCAGAAGACGCTGCTGCGCCTGTCTGCCTTCAACCAGCGCACCACGCCCGAGCTCAACGGCGTCGTCAGCCGCGTTTCGCCCGACGTCACCACCGACCAGCGCACCGGCCAGAGCTACTACACCATCCGCGTCTCGATGCCAGCCGAAGAGGTCGCCCGCCTCGGCGACGTCAAGCTGATCCCCGGCATGCCCGTCGAAGCCTTCGTCCAGACCGGCGACCGCACCATGCTGTCCTACCTGATGAAGCCGCTGCACGACCAGCTGATGCGGGCCTTCCGCGAGAAGTGA
- a CDS encoding DUF1488 family protein yields MPLLRDRIIGHDLERLAFRFTMMRDDEVVQCQISDAAMDELAGMQGTEGSARQAQFLSLRETIERIASDIYDEAPRVQGYVVRIFMRHLGR; encoded by the coding sequence ATGCCACTCTTGCGCGACAGAATCATCGGCCATGATCTCGAACGGCTGGCCTTTCGCTTCACGATGATGCGTGACGACGAGGTCGTGCAGTGCCAGATCTCTGATGCCGCGATGGACGAGCTCGCGGGCATGCAAGGCACCGAAGGCAGCGCGCGCCAGGCGCAGTTCCTGTCGCTGCGCGAAACCATCGAGCGCATCGCGTCGGACATTTACGACGAGGCGCCGAGGGTGCAGGGCTATGTGGTGCGGATTTTCATGCGGCATCTGGGAAGGTAG
- a CDS encoding AMP nucleosidase, with protein sequence MQSPPSIATKSFTDADLAVARLEEIYERNTKFLRERFEAYVGGEAVTTRVRAYYPFVRVTTATHARLDSRLAYGFVAGPGVHETSVTRPDLFRAYLTEQIGLLIQNHGVPVEIGESAEPIPIHFAYRRDINIEAAITTSENSSLTRSLRDAFDVPDLATMDDSIADGTFELQPGAPEPLSLFRAARVDYSLRRLYHYTGTDPEHFQNFVIFTNYQFYVDAFAQLCQQRLQSGEAGLDSFVAPGNVIMQNGGATSGTAPVRAPQMPAFHLVTPGYRGISLINIGTGPSNARNVTDHVAVLRPHAWLMLGHCAGLRNTQRLGDYVLAHGYVREDHVLDRELPLWVPIPALAEMQVALEQAVEDVTGLEGFELKRLMRTGTVASVDNRNWEISGPDVIRRMSQSRAVALDMESAAIAANGYRFRVPYGTLLCVSDKPLHGEIKLAGMASEFYRRRVGQHLEIGLKALERLKQQESERLHSRKLRSFAEVAFQ encoded by the coding sequence ATGCAATCTCCCCCCTCCATCGCCACCAAATCCTTCACCGATGCTGACCTCGCCGTCGCCCGGCTCGAGGAGATCTACGAGCGCAACACGAAATTCCTGCGCGAGCGATTCGAGGCTTACGTTGGCGGCGAAGCCGTCACGACGCGGGTGCGGGCCTATTATCCCTTCGTCCGCGTCACCACCGCGACGCATGCCCGGCTGGATTCGCGGCTCGCCTATGGCTTCGTCGCCGGACCCGGCGTGCACGAGACCAGCGTGACGCGGCCGGACCTGTTTCGCGCCTACCTCACCGAGCAGATCGGTCTCCTGATCCAGAACCACGGCGTTCCCGTCGAGATCGGCGAATCCGCCGAGCCGATCCCGATCCACTTCGCCTATCGCCGCGACATCAATATCGAGGCCGCCATCACCACCAGCGAGAATTCCTCGCTCACGCGATCGCTGCGCGATGCGTTCGACGTGCCCGATCTCGCCACCATGGACGATTCCATCGCCGACGGCACCTTCGAGCTCCAGCCCGGCGCGCCCGAGCCGCTGTCGCTGTTCCGCGCGGCGCGCGTCGATTATTCGCTGCGCCGACTCTATCACTACACCGGCACCGATCCCGAGCATTTCCAGAACTTTGTCATTTTCACCAACTACCAGTTCTATGTCGATGCTTTCGCGCAGCTCTGCCAGCAGCGGCTTCAGTCGGGCGAGGCCGGTCTCGACTCCTTCGTCGCGCCCGGCAATGTGATCATGCAGAATGGCGGTGCGACCAGCGGGACGGCGCCCGTGCGTGCGCCACAGATGCCAGCCTTCCATCTTGTCACGCCGGGCTATCGCGGTATCAGCCTGATCAACATCGGCACCGGCCCGTCCAACGCCCGCAACGTCACCGACCACGTCGCCGTGCTTCGGCCGCACGCCTGGCTGATGCTCGGCCATTGCGCAGGGCTACGCAACACGCAGCGGCTCGGTGATTACGTGCTCGCGCATGGCTATGTGCGCGAGGACCATGTGCTCGACCGCGAGCTGCCGCTCTGGGTGCCGATCCCGGCGCTGGCCGAGATGCAGGTCGCGCTCGAACAAGCGGTCGAGGATGTCACCGGGCTTGAGGGGTTCGAGCTCAAACGCCTGATGCGCACCGGCACGGTGGCGAGCGTCGACAACCGCAATTGGGAGATCTCCGGGCCCGACGTGATCCGCCGCATGTCGCAATCGCGCGCGGTCGCGCTCGACATGGAATCGGCCGCGATCGCCGCCAACGGTTATCGCTTCCGCGTCCCCTACGGCACACTGCTCTGCGTCTCCGACAAGCCGTTGCATGGCGAGATCAAGCTCGCGGGCATGGCCAGCGAATTCTACCGCCGCCGCGTCGGCCAGCATCTCGAGATCGGCCTGAAGGCGCTGGAGCGGCTCAAGCAGCAGGAATCGGAGCGGCTGCACTCGCGAAAACTCCGAAGCTTTGCCGAAGTCGCATTCCAGTAA
- a CDS encoding tetratricopeptide repeat protein: protein MLTTMIRLVALGTFAAALLNAPALAAGGGGGGGGGGGGGTDPYAGAYSDQKPQPTYPKRPGSRATQKGKKPNNQSSIGDPAFAAGYRVAYDTIYERNDYAAAIAQLKSLGHDDHPNVANLIGYSYRKLGDYEQSQVWYQRALKADPNHVLTWQYYGLWQLEQGNREQAMYHLNRIAAICGTACDEYKSLAAALEKPTGTALVY from the coding sequence ATGCTCACGACGATGATCAGGCTCGTCGCGCTGGGTACGTTTGCGGCAGCCTTGTTGAACGCGCCAGCGCTGGCCGCCGGCGGAGGCGGAGGCGGAGGTGGTGGAGGCGGCGGTGGCACCGATCCCTATGCCGGCGCCTATTCGGATCAGAAACCGCAGCCGACCTATCCGAAGCGCCCGGGCAGCAGGGCAACGCAGAAGGGCAAGAAGCCGAACAACCAGTCCAGCATCGGCGATCCCGCATTCGCGGCCGGCTATCGCGTCGCCTATGACACGATCTACGAGCGCAACGACTATGCGGCCGCGATCGCGCAACTGAAGTCGCTCGGCCATGACGACCATCCGAACGTCGCCAACCTCATCGGCTATTCCTATCGCAAGCTCGGCGATTACGAGCAGTCGCAGGTCTGGTACCAGCGTGCGCTCAAGGCTGATCCGAACCACGTGCTGACCTGGCAGTATTATGGGCTCTGGCAGCTCGAGCAGGGCAATCGCGAGCAGGCGATGTATCATCTGAACCGGATTGCCGCCATTTGCGGGACCGCTTGCGATGAGTACAAATCCCTGGCTGCGGCGCTGGAGAAGCCGACCGGCACGGCGCTCGTGTACTGA
- a CDS encoding type I secretion system permease/ATPase, whose product MAAVPGVRRSELGDALRACRTAFLGVGLMSCMINLLYLTGSIFMLEVYDRVLPSRSIPTLVGLIILASFLYMAQGVLDMIRNRILGRVGTALDDALNKRVFDTIVRLPLLVGSRNEGLQPLRDLDNVRSFLGSMGPSAFFDLPWLPLYLAICFAFHVMIGVTALVGAIILVGLTLVTEFLSRQPAKEAMGLAAQRNDLAAASRRNAEVMVSMGMAGRMNQRWSEANEKYLAGNQRASDVAGGLGAVAKVLRMMLQSAVLAVGAYLVIHQEATAGIIIAGSILSARALAPVDLAIAHWKSFVAARQSWQRLTRLLEQMPAQAMPTQLQAPTSRLSVEGVAMVPPGDQRLIVQDVTFALQAGNGLGVIGPSGSGKSSLIRALVGVWQPVRGKVRLDGAALDQWSSDALGRHIGYLPQDVELFGGTIAQNICRFDPEATSDAIIAAAKEAGVHEMIIKMREGYNTQVGEQGAALSAGQAQRVALARALYGNPFLVVLDEPNSNLDTEGDEALTRAIRSARERGAIVVVVAHRPIGVEAVDQILVLRDGRMQAFGPKEQVLAQVLQPRAVPAAPIKVVSEGGAKA is encoded by the coding sequence ATGGCAGCCGTACCTGGCGTCCGCCGTTCAGAGCTCGGTGACGCCTTGCGCGCGTGTCGCACGGCGTTCCTCGGCGTCGGCTTGATGAGCTGCATGATCAACCTGCTCTATCTGACCGGGTCGATCTTCATGCTGGAGGTCTATGACCGGGTGCTGCCGAGCCGCAGCATCCCGACCCTGGTCGGCCTGATCATCCTCGCCAGCTTCCTCTATATGGCGCAGGGCGTGCTCGACATGATCCGCAACCGCATCCTCGGGCGGGTCGGCACCGCGCTGGACGACGCCCTTAACAAGCGCGTGTTCGACACCATCGTCCGCCTGCCGTTGCTGGTCGGCAGCCGCAACGAGGGCCTGCAGCCGCTGCGCGACCTCGACAATGTCCGCTCCTTCCTCGGCAGCATGGGCCCGAGCGCGTTCTTCGACCTGCCCTGGCTGCCGCTCTACCTCGCCATCTGCTTCGCCTTCCACGTCATGATCGGCGTCACCGCCCTGGTCGGTGCCATCATTCTGGTCGGGCTGACGCTGGTCACCGAATTCCTGTCCCGCCAGCCGGCGAAGGAGGCGATGGGCCTTGCCGCCCAGCGCAACGATCTCGCCGCCGCAAGCCGCCGCAACGCCGAGGTCATGGTGTCGATGGGCATGGCCGGCCGCATGAACCAGCGCTGGAGCGAGGCCAACGAAAAATACCTCGCCGGCAATCAGCGCGCGAGCGACGTCGCCGGCGGCCTCGGCGCGGTCGCGAAGGTGCTGCGCATGATGCTGCAATCGGCCGTGCTCGCGGTCGGCGCCTATCTCGTCATCCACCAGGAGGCGACCGCCGGCATCATCATCGCCGGCTCGATCCTGTCGGCCCGCGCGCTGGCGCCGGTCGATCTTGCCATTGCGCACTGGAAATCCTTCGTCGCGGCGCGCCAGAGCTGGCAGCGCCTCACGCGCCTCCTGGAGCAGATGCCGGCGCAAGCGATGCCGACCCAGTTGCAGGCGCCCACCAGCCGCCTGTCGGTCGAAGGCGTCGCCATGGTGCCGCCGGGCGACCAGCGCCTGATCGTGCAGGACGTCACCTTCGCACTCCAGGCCGGTAACGGCCTCGGCGTGATCGGGCCGAGCGGCTCCGGCAAGTCCTCGCTGATCCGCGCCCTGGTCGGCGTCTGGCAGCCGGTGCGCGGCAAGGTCCGGCTCGACGGCGCAGCGCTCGACCAATGGTCGTCCGACGCGCTCGGCCGCCACATCGGCTATCTGCCGCAGGACGTCGAGCTGTTCGGCGGCACCATCGCGCAGAACATCTGCCGGTTCGATCCCGAGGCGACGTCCGACGCCATCATCGCCGCGGCGAAAGAGGCCGGCGTGCACGAGATGATCATCAAGATGCGCGAGGGCTACAACACGCAAGTCGGCGAGCAGGGCGCTGCGCTGTCCGCCGGCCAGGCGCAGCGCGTGGCGCTGGCGCGCGCGCTCTACGGCAATCCGTTCCTGGTCGTGCTCGACGAGCCCAATTCCAATCTCGACACCGAAGGCGACGAGGCGCTGACCCGCGCCATCCGCTCCGCGCGTGAGCGCGGCGCGATCGTCGTCGTGGTGGCGCACCGCCCGATCGGCGTCGAGGCGGTCGACCAGATCCTGGTGCTGCGCGACGGCCGCATGCAGGCCTTCGGTCCGAAGGAGCAGGTGCTCGCCCAGGTGCTCCAGCCGCGCGCGGTGCCGGCGGCACCGATCAAGGTCGTCAGCGAAGGCGGAGCCAAGGCATGA
- a CDS encoding CinA family protein produces MKELVGIAEQVAAKLIARKQTIAVAESSAGGLIAASLLAVPGASAYFLGGAVVYTRDARRVLMDISDEGMKGFRSSSEPYAKLLAERMRSRFSSDWGLSETGAAGPTGNRYGDAAGHSCMAVAGPAAEVMTLETDSSDRFANMQVFAATALRLLLRKLEG; encoded by the coding sequence ATGAAAGAGCTCGTCGGCATTGCGGAACAGGTCGCGGCCAAACTGATCGCGCGCAAACAGACCATTGCTGTCGCCGAATCCTCCGCCGGCGGCCTGATCGCGGCGAGCCTGCTCGCGGTGCCCGGCGCCTCCGCCTATTTCCTCGGTGGCGCCGTGGTCTACACCCGCGATGCCAGGCGCGTGCTGATGGATATTTCAGATGAAGGAATGAAGGGCTTTCGTTCCTCATCCGAGCCCTACGCGAAACTGCTCGCCGAACGGATGCGCAGCCGCTTCAGCTCCGACTGGGGCCTCTCGGAGACCGGCGCCGCCGGCCCCACCGGCAACCGCTACGGCGACGCCGCCGGCCACAGCTGCATGGCGGTCGCAGGGCCCGCGGCGGAGGTGATGACGCTGGAGACTGATAGCAGCGACCGGTTTGCGAACATGCAGGTGTTTGCGGCAACCGCGCTGAGGTTGTTGCTGAGGAAGCTTGAGGGGTGA